The sequence AGTGCGAAGGCCGCGTAGTCAGCGCACCGTCTGACCCCGAAGAACGTGATGCGTTGCGGCGCAAACTCATCGATGCCGAGGCCGTTCGAGTACTGGCCCGCAAGGGCAAGACCCTGATTACCGAGAACGCGTTGGGTCTGATCCAGGCGGCCGCGGGCGTGGACGGCTCCAACGTCGAAGCGACGGAGTTGGCGCTGTTGCCGGTCGACCCCGACGGCAGCGCGGCCGCATTGCGCACCGGGCTGCGCGACCGGCTCGGCGTCACTGTCGGGGTGGTGGTCACCGACACCATGGGACGCGCGTGGCGCACCGGTCAGATCGACGCCGCCATCGGCGCCGCGGGCCTCACCGTGCTGCACGGCTACGCCGGGGCACACGACCGCCACGGCAACGAGCTGATCGTCACCGAGATCGCCCTGGCCGACGAGATCGCCGCCGCAGCCGATCTGGTGAAGGGCAAGCTCACCGACATCCCCGTCGCGGTGGTGCGCGGCCTGGCGCTGCCCGACGACGGCTCCACCGCACGCACCCTGCTGCGGCCGGGGGACGAAGACCTGTTCTGGCTGGGCACCGAGGAGGCGATCGCGCTGGGCCGCACCCAGGCGCAACTGCTGCGCAGGTCGGTGCGCCGGTTCAGCGACGCGCCCGTGCCCGCCGAGCTGATCGAGGCCGCCGTCGGCGAGGCGCTCAGCGCACCCGCGCCCCATCACACCCGTCCCGTGCGGTTCGTCTGGCTGCAGGACCGCGACCGCCGAGTCGCGCTTCTGGACCGGATGAAAGACAAGTGGCGCGCGGACCTACGCGGTGACGGTCGCCCCACCGACGCCGTCGAGCGCCGCGTCGCCCGCGGCCAGATCCTTTACGACGCACCCGACGTGGTGATCCCGTTCATGGTGCCCGACGGCGCGCACAGCTATCCCGATGCTCGGCGCACCGCGGCCGAACACACCATGTTCACCGTCGCGGTCGGCGCCGCGGTGCAGGCGCTGCTGGTGGCGCTGGCAGTGCGTGGCGTGGGCAGCTGTTGGATCGGCTCGACGATCTTCGCACCCGACCTGGTGCGCGACGCGCTCGAGCTGTCTGACGATTGGGAACCGTTGGGCGCCATCGCCATCGGCTACCCCGAAGAGGGCTCGGCGCCGCCCGGCCCGCGTGATCCCGTGCCCACCGACGGACTGCTGGTGCGCAAGTGAGCCTGCATGCCTCGGCCGTAAAGACGCTGCGTGACTGGCGGGCGCCCGATCCCGGTCAGGACACGCTGCGCCACGCGGTGCTGGCGTTTCTGGCCGCCCGGCCGGACGGCTGTCTGCGCGAGTGCGTGCCCGGGCACGTCACCGGATCGGCGCTGGTCCTCGACCACACCGGAACCAAAGCGCTGCTGACACTGCACCCGCGGGTCGGCCGCTGGCTACAGCTGGGTGGGCACTGCGAGCCGACCGACGACACCATCGTCGCGGCCGCGCTGCGGGAGGCTCGCGAGGAATCCGGAATCGACGGGCTGCGTATCGATCCCATGCTGGCCGCGCTGCACGTGCACCCCGTCACCTGCTCGTTGGGTGTGCCGACCCGCCATCTCGACATGCAGTTCATCGTGCACGCACCGGAAGGCGCCGAAATCGCCTGCAGCGACGAGTCGTTGGACCTGCGCTGGTGGCCGCTTGACGCGTTGCCCGACAACTGCGACTTCGGGCTGCGTCAATTGGCCGCGACCGCAGCGATTTCGGCGTAGTTCGTCACGCTCAGCGTGACAAAACGCGCCGAAATCGCAGAGAGTGCTAGACGTCGGTCGAGTAGCGGATACCGCCGTCGGGGATCGTGACCCCCGGCCACACCCGCGCACCGCGCAACAGCTCACAGCGCGCACCGATGTCGGCGCCGTCGCCGATCACACCGTCGCGGATCAGCGCGCGCGGTCCGATACGGGCGCCGAACCCGATGATCGACCGTTCGATCACCGCGCCGGCCCCGACCTTCGCGCCGTCGAAGATCACCGCCCCGTCCAGCCGTGCGCCACCGGCGATCTCAGCGCCGCGGCCGACCACCGTGCCGCCGATCAGCAGCGCGCCGGGCGCCACGCTGGCGCCGTCGTGCACGAGTTCCTCGCCGCGGTGCCCGCCGAGCGCGGGCGACGGCGCGATGCCGCGGACCAAATCGGCCGACCCGCGCACGAAGTCCTCGGGGGTGCCCATGTCACGCCAGTAGGTGGAATCGACATAGCCCCAGATCCGCAGCCCGTCGGCCAGCAGCCCGGGAAACACTTCGCGCTCCACCGAGAGCGCCCGCCCCTTGGGGATGCGCTCGATCACCTCGCGCTTGAACACATAGGAGCCTGCGTTGATCTGGTCGGTCGGCGGATCCTGTGTCTTCTCCAGGAACGCGGTGACCCGTCCGTCGGCGTCGGTCGGCACACATCCGAACGCGCGCGGATCACCGACCCGCACCAGGTGCAGGGTGACGTCGGCGTTGTGCTCCTCGTGGCTGTCCAACAGCGCACGCAGATCGACGCCCGACAGCACATCGCCGTTGAAGACCAGGGCGGTGTCGTAGCGCAGCTTGGGCGCCACGTTGGCGATGCCGCCACCGGTGCCCAGCGGCTCATCCTCCACGACGTACTCGATCTGCAGGCCCAACTTGGAACCGTCGCCGAACTCCGATTCGAAGACCGCGGCCTTGTACGACGTGCCGAGCACGACGTGCTCGATGCCCGCCTGGGCGATTCGCGACAACAGGTGGGTCAGAAACGGCAGGCCCGCCGTGGGCAGCATCGGCTTGGGCGCCGAAAGCGTCAACGGCCGCAGCCGGGTACCGAGCCCGCCGACCAGGACGACGGCGTCCACCTCTGCGGGATTCAAGCTAACGCCGTCCTTTCCGCCGGTTGCGTTCAGAGTTGCGGACCACCAGCCCGCCGCGGGCCGCGAGCGCCCCTCGGATGGTCCAGCGCAGCGGCCCCTGCCACCATTTCGAATACCGATCCGCCAGGAAAGTGTAGGTGCTGGTGTGGTGGGCGGCCAAGTTGCGGGCCGGGTCCCGACCGGCCGCGTGGCCCTTGTCGTGCAAAATCTCGGCGGTGGGCACGTATACGTTCTGCCAGCCGGCCCTGCCGAGCCGATCACCCAGGTCGACGTCCTCCATGTACATGAAATAGCGCTCGTCGAACCCGGCGATCTCGTCGAAAGCCGCCCTCCTCAGCAACAGGCACGATCCCGACAGCCAGCCGACCGGACGTTCGCTGGGTTCCTGTCGCTCCTGCCGGTAGGCGGCCGTCCACGGATTGGACCGCCACACCGGGCCGACGACCGCGTGCATGCCCCCGCGGATCAGGCTCGGCAGGTGCCGCGCCGACGGGTACACCGACCCGTCGGGGTCGCGGATCAGCGGGCCCAGCGCACCGGCGCGCGGCCAGCGCGCGGCGGCGTCCAGCAGGATGTCGATGCTGCGCGGGCCCCATTGCACATCAGGGTTGGCGACCACGAAGAAGTCCGAATATGACGCCGCCGCAGCGTCTTTCAAATACTCGTCGACCGCGCGGTTGACTGCGCTGCCGTAGCCGAGGTTCGCGCCGGTGTACAGCAACCGCACGTTGGGGTAGCGCTCGAGCGCCTCTTCGGGGGCGCCGTCGGTGGAGCCATTGTCGGCCATGATGACCGTGACGGGCCGGTCGGTGGCATGCGACAGCGACGCCAGAAACCGGTCGAGGTGGGGGCCCGGTGAATATGTCACCGTGACGACCACCAGTTCGTCACTCACGGCTAGAGATTATCGGGCCGCCACACCGTGCTCCCCGAGCGCCCAGGTCAGCGCGTCACGCCACGGCCGCAGCGGGGTCAGCCCGGCTGCGGCCGACCGCCGTCCGGACAGCGCCGAGTACGCCGGGCGCGGCGCGGGGCGCGGGTGTTGATCCGATCCGACCGGTCGTACCCGGGCCGGATCGGCGCCGACGGCCTCGAACACGGCCTGGGCCTGTTCGAACCGGCTGGCCTCGCCTTCGTTGGCGGCGTGCAGCACCGGCGCGTCGATGTCGCCGTCGGCGACCTCAAGCAGCGCGGCGACCAGGTCACCGGCGTACGTCGGGGAGCCGACCTGATCGGCCACCGCCTCGACGGGCTGGTCGCCGGCGGCGCGTCGGCGCATCACGGCCACGAAGTCGCCGCCGTCGCCGCCTTCGTACACCCACGACGTCCGGACGACGTGGGCATCGGGCATGACCTCGAGCACGGCCCTCTCCCCGGCCAGCTTGGTGCGCCCGTACACGCTCAGTGGGCCGGTCTCGTCGTCGATCTCATAGGGGCGCCGCTGTGTGCCGGAAAACACATAGTCGGTGGAGATGTGGATGAGCCGGGCGCCCGCAGTCGCGCAGGCGCGTGCGAGGTTTCCCGGGCCGGTGGCGTTGACGGCCTGTGCGCGTTCGGGATCGGCTTCGGCGGCGTCGACCTTGGTGTAGGCGGCGCAGTTGATCACCACGTCACCGGGTGCGATGACACGCGCCACCGCGGCAGGGTCGGTGATGTCGCACTGCGACGACGTCAACGCCAGCACATCGCCGCCCTGAAGGCGGCCCTGAGCTGCCAAGACGCGACCCACCATGCCGCCGGCCCCGGGAATAACGATTCGGTGCGAGGTACGCTTCGCCACGGTCTCGAGTCTGGCGCGCCGACGCGCGCTACCGCGGTTGCGGCGGTCTCGCAAGTAGCCTGGGCTGATGCCCGCGCGCACGCTTCGTGTCATCGCCGTGTCTGCGGCATTGTTGATCGTGATCGGCACCGGCGCCGCCTGGGGCAAGATCCGCGCGTTCGAGGCGGGCATCAACCACATCTCCCCGATCGCGCTCGGCGAGGGCGGCGAAGACGGTGCGATCGACATCCTGCTGGTCGGTATGGACAGCCGCACCGACGCCCACGGCAACCCGTTGTCGCAGGAAGAGCTGGCCATGCTGCGCGCAGGCGACGACGAAGCCACCAACACCGACACCATCATCCTGGTGCGGGTGCCCAACAACGGTAAGTCCGCGACGGCGATCTCGATCCCTCGCGACTCCTACGTGGCCGCACCCGGGGTGGGCAAGATGAAGATCAACGGTGTGTACGGTTCGGTACATCTCGAAAAGTTGAAGGACCTCGTCGAGGTCAAGGGCATGGACCCCGCGGAGGCCGAGCCGCTGGCCGCGGAGGCCGGACGCGAGGCGCTGATCAAGACCGTCGCCAACCTCACCGGTGTCACCGTCGACCACTACGCCGAGATCGGGCTGCTCGGCTTCTCGTTGATCACCGACGCCCTGGGCGGTGTCGATGTCTGCCTGAAAGAAGCTGTGTACGAACCTCTCTCAGGTGCCGACTTTCCGGCGGGCTGGCAGAAGCTCAACGGCCCGCAGGCATTGAGCTTCGTCCGGCAGCGCCACGATCTGCCACGCGGCGACCTCGACCGGGTCACCCGCCAGCAGGCGGTCATGGCTTCGCTTGCGCACAAGGTGATCTCGGGTAAGACGTTGTCCAGCCCGGCGACGCTGAACCGGCTGGAGGATGCCGTGCAACGCTCGGTGGTGCTGTCCGACGGTTGGGACGTAATGGAATTCGCCGAGCAACTGCAGAACCTCGCGGCCGGCAACGTGGCCTTCGCCACCATCCCGTGGTTGCAGGAGAACGGGTGGAGCGACGACGGTATGCAGAGCGTGGTGCGGGTGGACCCGACCGCGGTCAAGGAGTGGGTGGCCGGCCTGCTGACCGAACAGGACGAGGGCAAGACCGAGGAGCTCGCGTACACCCCGGACAAGACCACCGTCGACGTCATCAACGCCACCGACGTAAACGGCCTGGCCGCGGCGGTCTCCCAGGTGCTGGCCAACAAGGGGTTCACCCGGGGCATCACCGGCAACCACGAAGGCGCCCCGCCGGCCAGCAGCCAGGTGCAGGCGGCGACCAGCGACGACCTTGGCGCCCAAGCGGTTTCCCGGGACCTCGGCGACCTGCCCGTCGTCGAGGATCCGTCGGTGGCGCCCGGCACCGTGCGGGTGGTGCTGGCCGACGACTACACCGGTCCCGGATCCGGCCTGGACGGCACCGATCCGTCGTTGAGCACTTTCGACACCCTCGCCGTCGGATCGACGGGCTCGACCGGCGCCACCCCGCCGTCCCCCACGATCATCACCGCGGGCTCCGACGACCCGCAGTGCGTCAACTAGCCGTGGCGACGGTCAGTTCGGCGATCCTCGATCCGCTGATGGCGGCCGATCCGGCGGGCCCGCGCATCACGTATTACGACGACGCGACCGGCGAGCGCATCGAATTGTCAACGGCCACATTGGCGAACTGGGCCGCCAAGACCGGCAACCTGCTGCGCGACGAGCTGGGGGCCGGATCCGCGAGCCGGGTCGCGGTGCTGTTGCCGCCGCACTGGCAGACCGCCGCGGTGCTGTTCGGCATCTGGTGGATCGGTGCGGAAGTGGTGCTGGGGCCCGGTGATGCCGACGTCGCGCTGTGTACCGGTGACCGGCTGTCCGAGGCCGACGCCGCCGTCGGTGTCGGCGAGGTCGTGGTGCTGTCGCTGGACCCGTTCGGCAAGCCGGCCGACGACGTTCCGGTCGGCGTGACCGACTACGCCACCGCGGTGCGGGTGCACGGCGACCAGATCGTCCCCGAGGCCGGCCCCGGCCCGGCGCTGAACGGGCGCCCGGTCGCCGACGTCCTGGGCGCGGCCCGGGCGTCGGCGCAAACGCAGGGACTGACCGCCCGCGACCGGGTGCTCTCCAGCGCCTCCTGGGACACCGCGGAGGCGCTGATCGACCACCTGCTGGCGCCGTTCGTGGTGGGGGCGTCGCTGGTGCAGGTGGCCAACCCGGATCCCGCCGCGCTCGACCGGCGCAGGCAGATGGAGAAGGTCACCAAGGGCTGACCGGTGCGGCCCGGGAAAATTTACGATTTCGCAAGCAACGATCGGCCGTCGGTGCCACGCTGGAACCCGTGATCGACAGGCGAGGGTTTCTCGTGCTGTCAGCCGGCGTCGCCGCCGGCGTCGTGGGCGCGTGCTCGTCACGGGCCGCCGCGCCTGCGCCGACCGAGCAAGCCGCAACCACGCCGGGCTTCGACATCGGCTTCACACCGGTGGAGACCGACGTCGACCTCGGCGGGGTTTCGGTGCGCACCTGGGCGTACGGCGATCGGGTGCCGGGGCCGGAGATCCGCATGCGCAAAGGGGAGCGGCTGCGCGCGCAGCTGACCAACAGGCTGCCCGCGCCCACCACCATCCACTGGCACGGCCTGGCCATTCCCAACCCGATGGACGGCGTCCCGGTGCTGACCCAGCCCGCGGTGCCGCCGGGCCAGGATTTCACCTACGAGTTCGTCGTGCCCGACGCGGGGACCTACTGGTACCACTCCCATGAAGGCACCCAGCTCGACCGCGGGCTCTACGGCCCCCTGATCATCGAGGATCCCGCCGACGGCGCCGACTACGACGACGAACTCGTCGTGGTCCTTGATGATTGGGTCGACGGCACCGGGCGCACCCCGGACCAGGTGCTGGCACAGCTGCGGAGCGCGGGCATGCCCGCCATGCCCGACCTGCCCGATGCGGGCATCACGCCGTCGACCCCGCTCGGCGACGACGGCGGCGACGTCACCTACCCGTACTACCTCATCAACGGCCGGGTGACAGCGGACCCGCAGGTAGTGGATTACCGTGCCGGACAACGGATCCGGTTGCGTGTCATCAACGCGGGCTCAGACACCGCGTTTCAGGTCGGGGTGCCCAACCACCGCATGCACGTCATCGCGACCGACGGGTTCCCGGTGCAGCCGGTCGACACCGACTCCGTGATCCTGGGGATGGGTGAGCGCGTCGACGCGATCGTCACGCTGCAGGAGTCGGTACCGGTGCTCGCGGCGGCCTACCGCAAGGACGGCTACGCCCGGCTCAACATGCGCGTCGACAACAAGACCGGGACCGGCAACGCCGACGAGTACATCGCGACGATGCGGACCCAGGCTCCGCTGGACACCGCGACGCTGACCGCCACGCCGGAGGTGAACCTGCCCGCGGGTGCCCCGGATCAGACCATCGACATGCGCCTGGCCGGCCCGGTCGACGGCTACAACTGGACGATCAACGGAAAGCGCTACGACCCGCCCAACGACGGCTACCCGGTCCAGCCCAACCAGCGCGTGCGGATCCGCTACGTCAACGAGTCGAAGATGTTTCACCCCATGCACTTGCACGGGCACACGTTCCAGGTGATGACCGCGTCGGGTCCGCTGGCCAGGAAGGACACCGTGCTGGTCGCGCCGCTGCGGACGGTCGAGATCGACTTCGACACCGACAACCCCGGGCGGTGGATCACCCACTGCCACAACACCTATCACCTCGAGGCCGGCATGGCCACGTTCGTCGAGTACGCCTGACCCCCGAGCGCGGTTGTGCGGTTTCATACGCAACGCGCCGGGAGGCGCGTATGAGGATGCACAGTCGCGGCTATTTCAGCAGGGCCCGCGACATCACCACCCGTTGAATCTGGTTGGTGCCCTCGTAGATCTGGGTGATCTTGGCGTCGCGCATGAACCGTTCGACGGGAAAGTCGGTGGTGTAGCCGTAGCCGCCGAACAACTGGACCGCGTCGGTGGTGACCTCCATCGCCACGTCGGAGGCAAAGCACTTCGACGCCGAGGAGATGAACCCGAGGTCGGGTTCGTTGCGTTCGGCGCGTGCGGCGGCGGTGTAGACCATCAGCCGGGCCGCTTCGATCTTCATCGCCATGTCGGCGAGCATGAACTGCACGGCCTGGAAGTCGGCGATCCGCTTGCCGAACTGCTTGCGCTCCTTGACATATCCGATCGAGGCGTCCAGGGCGCCCTGGGCGATGCCGACGGCCTGCGCCCCGATGGTCGGGCGGGTGTGGTCCAGGGTGGCCAACGCGGTCTTGAAGCCGGTGCCCTCCTCGCCGATGATGCGGTCGGCCGGAATGCGGCAGTCCTCGAAATACAGTTCGGTGGTGGGCGATCCCTTGATGCCCATCTTCTTCTCCTTGGCGCCGACGGAGAACCCCGGGTCGTCCTTGTGCACGACGAACGCCGAGATACCGTTGGCGCCCTTGTCCGGATCCGTCACCGCCATCACCGTGTACCACGTCGAGTGGCCACCGTTGGAGATCCAGCACTTGGCGCCGTTGAGCACCCACTCGTCGCCGTCACGACGCGCCCGCGTGCGAATGGACGCCGCATCACTGCCGGCCTCCCGCTCCGACAGCGCATACGACGCCACCGCATCACCGGAGGCGATCGAGGGCAGCACCTGCTTCTTGAGTTCCTCGCTGCCGCGCATCAACAAGCCCATCGTGCCCAGCTTGTTGCAGATCGGAATCAGTGACGACGACGCGCACACCCGCGCCACCTCCTCGATGACGATGCACGCCGCCACCGAGTCACCGCCCTGTCCGCCGTACTCCTCGGGGATGTGGATGGCCGCCATCCCGGAACCGGTCAGCGCCGCCAGCGCCTCGTCGGTGTAGCGGGCCTTCTCGTCGACGTCCGCGGCGTGCGGCGCGATCTCCTTCTCACACAGGTCACGAAGCACCGACCGCAACTCGTTGTGCTCGTCGGACAGCTTGAAAACGTCGAAAGACGGGTTGCCAATCGCCATCGAGAACTCCTTGCTACTCGCCGGTAACTTTACCCACGCCGCACCGGCGTGACGCTCACCGGGCCGATCCGCCCCGACCCGAGACGACCTGCAGGCCGCGCACCATTTCACGGTACGTGCGGTGATACAGCGACCGGATCGTCGCGCTGCGGCGCAACAGATCCACCGCGCCCTGCGGCGCGACCAGACCCACGTCGTGCCCGGCGAACACCGATTCGCCGGTCGCCAGCCGCAGCCTGCCACTGACGGCGGACTCCACCTCGGCCCGGTACAGCAGGCAGTAATCGGGCTGGGCGAAGAAGACCTTGTTGAACCCGATCAGAAACGGAGCCAGCTTGGCGCCCTGTTCCAGATAGCGCAGCGTTCCGACCGCGACACCGGGCCACTGCTGGTTGAAGACGTCGTCGGCGATGACGATGCCGCCGTCGGCGAGCGTGGCCTCGGCGAGTTTCATGTCGGAGAACACGATCTCGGCGGTGTGCCCGCCGTCGACGCTGAAGAGCCGGACGTCACCGCCCGCCAGCTCGCGCAGCCTCTCCGGCGGCAGCTTCGTCGAATCACCCTGATGGATCACGACGTCGTCCATCGACGACCACAAGTTCACGTTGCTGAGGAACTTCTGCAGATCACCGTGCCCCGACCCGTCGACGTTCAGCTCCTGATCGCCGAAGATGTCGATCGCGACCGCCTTCTCGCCGGAGCGCTGCAGCAACCGCAGGCCGATGAACAGCTTGCCGTGGTGCACACCGATCTCGGCGGCCGCACCCGAGACCTGCTTGGCCCGCTGCGCCGAGTTCAAGACGTCGAGCAGCAACAGCACCTCCGGCTGCAGAAAGCCGGTGACGATCCGATGCCCAATGGCCCGGTATCGTGCGAATTCACGTGACATCGGGTTGCAGCCTACTGCCCGAGCAGGCGCTCGCGAAGCGCTGCGTCCTTCTGCAGCACGCTGTCGTGCAACTGCGCCTGGAACCGCTCGACACGCTCACGCAGCGCCGCGTCGGATGCACCCAGAATCCGCACCGCCAGCAACCCCGCATTGCGGGCGCCGCCGATCGACACGGTGGCCACCGGCACGCCCGCGGGCATCTGCACGATCGACAGCAGCGAGTCCAGGCCGTCGAGCTTGGCCAGCGGCACCGGCACCCCGATCACCGGCAACGACGTCGCCGCGGCGACCATGCCGGGCAGATGCGCCGCTCCCCCCGCACCGGCGATGATCACCGCGATGCCGCGCCCCGCGGCGCTCTGCGCGTAGTCGAGCATGCGGGCCGGGGTGCGGTGTGCGGAGACGACGCCGACCTCGAACGGAACGTCGAACTCGGCGAGCGCCTCTGCGGCCTCCTGCATGACGGGCCAGTCGCTGTCGCTGCCCATGATCACACCGACCCGGGGTGCGGGGGTCGACCTCTGCTGCTCAGTGCGCGTCATGTGGGTCCCATCCGTCCGTCCATTCCGCATGCGACAACCAGTGCGCCGCCCTGGATGCGCGTTCCCGCACCTCGACGACGTACGCGTCGTCGTCCACCGAACCCGTGGCTTCGCCGATGATGTTGACATGACCGATCTTTCGGCCTGGCCGCTCCGACTTGCCGTAGAGGTGAACCTTGGCGTCGGGCATCCGCGCGAACAGGTGATGCAACCGCTCATCCATGCTTATCTGCGGGATCTGTTGTGCGCCAAGCACATTGGCCATCACGATAACCGGCGCGATCGGGGCGGTGTCGCCCAGCGGGTAGTCGAGCACCGCGCGCAGGTGTTGTTCGAACTGGCTGGTTCGGGCGCCGTCCATGGTCCAATGCCCGGAGTTGTGGGGGCGCATCGCGAGTTCGTTGACCAGCAGCCTGCCGTCGACCGTCTCGAAGAGTTCGACGGCCAACACCCCGACGACACCGAGTTCCTCGGCCAGTCGTAACCCCAATTGTGTTGCGGCGCTCTTGAGGTCATCGTCCAAATTAGGCGCGGGCGCGATCGCCTCGACGCAGATGCCGTCGCGTTGCACGGTCTGCACCACCGGCCACGCCGCCCCTTGACCGAACGGGGAGCGCGCCACCAACGCGGCCAGCTCGCGCCGCATCTCGACCTTTTCCTCGACGAGCACGGCCGCCCCGGCCGCCAGGTGCCGCTCTGCGGCGTCGCGCGCGTCGGCGACGTCACGCGCCAGCGTCACACCGCGGCCGTCGTAGCCGCCGCGTGCGGTCTTGACCACGAGCGGGGCACCGACACGGGCGGCGAACGCATCGACGTCGGCGGGCCCGGCGACGGCCGCGAACCGTGGCACCGGCGCGTCCAGCGCCTCCAACCGCCGGCGCATCACCAGTTTGTCCTGCGCGTGGATCAGCGCCGACGGCGGCGGCGCCACGTTCACCCCGTCGGCCAGCAGCTTCTCCAGCAGCTCGGTGGGCACGTGTTCGTGGTCGAAGGTCAGCACGTCGGCGCCGTCGGCCGCGCGGCGCAGCGCGTCGAGGTCGGTGTGCGCGCCGATCACCACATCGGGGCTGACCTGCGCGGCCGGGTCGTCGGCGGAGACGGCCAGCACCCGCAGCGTCTGGCCCAGCGCGATCGCGGCCTGATGGGTCATCCTGGCCAGTTGCCCGCCACCGATCATGGTCACCAGCGGG comes from Mycolicibacterium pulveris and encodes:
- a CDS encoding coenzyme F420-0:L-glutamate ligase; amino-acid sequence: MTEHGSAAAVELLPVPGLPQFRPGDDLAAAIAAAAPWLRDNDIVVVTSKVVSKCEGRVVSAPSDPEERDALRRKLIDAEAVRVLARKGKTLITENALGLIQAAAGVDGSNVEATELALLPVDPDGSAAALRTGLRDRLGVTVGVVVTDTMGRAWRTGQIDAAIGAAGLTVLHGYAGAHDRHGNELIVTEIALADEIAAAADLVKGKLTDIPVAVVRGLALPDDGSTARTLLRPGDEDLFWLGTEEAIALGRTQAQLLRRSVRRFSDAPVPAELIEAAVGEALSAPAPHHTRPVRFVWLQDRDRRVALLDRMKDKWRADLRGDGRPTDAVERRVARGQILYDAPDVVIPFMVPDGAHSYPDARRTAAEHTMFTVAVGAAVQALLVALAVRGVGSCWIGSTIFAPDLVRDALELSDDWEPLGAIAIGYPEEGSAPPGPRDPVPTDGLLVRK
- the manB gene encoding mannose-1-phosphate guanylyltransferase; its protein translation is MNPAEVDAVVLVGGLGTRLRPLTLSAPKPMLPTAGLPFLTHLLSRIAQAGIEHVVLGTSYKAAVFESEFGDGSKLGLQIEYVVEDEPLGTGGGIANVAPKLRYDTALVFNGDVLSGVDLRALLDSHEEHNADVTLHLVRVGDPRAFGCVPTDADGRVTAFLEKTQDPPTDQINAGSYVFKREVIERIPKGRALSVEREVFPGLLADGLRIWGYVDSTYWRDMGTPEDFVRGSADLVRGIAPSPALGGHRGEELVHDGASVAPGALLIGGTVVGRGAEIAGGARLDGAVIFDGAKVGAGAVIERSIIGFGARIGPRALIRDGVIGDGADIGARCELLRGARVWPGVTIPDGGIRYSTDV
- a CDS encoding NUDIX hydrolase is translated as MSLHASAVKTLRDWRAPDPGQDTLRHAVLAFLAARPDGCLRECVPGHVTGSALVLDHTGTKALLTLHPRVGRWLQLGGHCEPTDDTIVAAALREAREESGIDGLRIDPMLAALHVHPVTCSLGVPTRHLDMQFIVHAPEGAEIACSDESLDLRWWPLDALPDNCDFGLRQLAATAAISA
- a CDS encoding multicopper oxidase family protein, coding for MEPVIDRRGFLVLSAGVAAGVVGACSSRAAAPAPTEQAATTPGFDIGFTPVETDVDLGGVSVRTWAYGDRVPGPEIRMRKGERLRAQLTNRLPAPTTIHWHGLAIPNPMDGVPVLTQPAVPPGQDFTYEFVVPDAGTYWYHSHEGTQLDRGLYGPLIIEDPADGADYDDELVVVLDDWVDGTGRTPDQVLAQLRSAGMPAMPDLPDAGITPSTPLGDDGGDVTYPYYLINGRVTADPQVVDYRAGQRIRLRVINAGSDTAFQVGVPNHRMHVIATDGFPVQPVDTDSVILGMGERVDAIVTLQESVPVLAAAYRKDGYARLNMRVDNKTGTGNADEYIATMRTQAPLDTATLTATPEVNLPAGAPDQTIDMRLAGPVDGYNWTINGKRYDPPNDGYPVQPNQRVRIRYVNESKMFHPMHLHGHTFQVMTASGPLARKDTVLVAPLRTVEIDFDTDNPGRWITHCHNTYHLEAGMATFVEYA
- a CDS encoding glycosyltransferase family 2 protein, encoding MSDELVVVTVTYSPGPHLDRFLASLSHATDRPVTVIMADNGSTDGAPEEALERYPNVRLLYTGANLGYGSAVNRAVDEYLKDAAAASYSDFFVVANPDVQWGPRSIDILLDAAARWPRAGALGPLIRDPDGSVYPSARHLPSLIRGGMHAVVGPVWRSNPWTAAYRQERQEPSERPVGWLSGSCLLLRRAAFDEIAGFDERYFMYMEDVDLGDRLGRAGWQNVYVPTAEILHDKGHAAGRDPARNLAAHHTSTYTFLADRYSKWWQGPLRWTIRGALAARGGLVVRNSERNRRKGRR
- a CDS encoding acyl-CoA dehydrogenase, which codes for MAIGNPSFDVFKLSDEHNELRSVLRDLCEKEIAPHAADVDEKARYTDEALAALTGSGMAAIHIPEEYGGQGGDSVAACIVIEEVARVCASSSLIPICNKLGTMGLLMRGSEELKKQVLPSIASGDAVASYALSEREAGSDAASIRTRARRDGDEWVLNGAKCWISNGGHSTWYTVMAVTDPDKGANGISAFVVHKDDPGFSVGAKEKKMGIKGSPTTELYFEDCRIPADRIIGEEGTGFKTALATLDHTRPTIGAQAVGIAQGALDASIGYVKERKQFGKRIADFQAVQFMLADMAMKIEAARLMVYTAAARAERNEPDLGFISSASKCFASDVAMEVTTDAVQLFGGYGYTTDFPVERFMRDAKITQIYEGTNQIQRVVMSRALLK
- the rfbD gene encoding dTDP-4-dehydrorhamnose reductase, with translation MAKRTSHRIVIPGAGGMVGRVLAAQGRLQGGDVLALTSSQCDITDPAAVARVIAPGDVVINCAAYTKVDAAEADPERAQAVNATGPGNLARACATAGARLIHISTDYVFSGTQRRPYEIDDETGPLSVYGRTKLAGERAVLEVMPDAHVVRTSWVYEGGDGGDFVAVMRRRAAGDQPVEAVADQVGSPTYAGDLVAALLEVADGDIDAPVLHAANEGEASRFEQAQAVFEAVGADPARVRPVGSDQHPRPAPRPAYSALSGRRSAAAGLTPLRPWRDALTWALGEHGVAAR
- a CDS encoding TIGR03089 family protein, coding for MATVSSAILDPLMAADPAGPRITYYDDATGERIELSTATLANWAAKTGNLLRDELGAGSASRVAVLLPPHWQTAAVLFGIWWIGAEVVLGPGDADVALCTGDRLSEADAAVGVGEVVVLSLDPFGKPADDVPVGVTDYATAVRVHGDQIVPEAGPGPALNGRPVADVLGAARASAQTQGLTARDRVLSSASWDTAEALIDHLLAPFVVGASLVQVANPDPAALDRRRQMEKVTKG
- a CDS encoding LCP family protein; translated protein: MPARTLRVIAVSAALLIVIGTGAAWGKIRAFEAGINHISPIALGEGGEDGAIDILLVGMDSRTDAHGNPLSQEELAMLRAGDDEATNTDTIILVRVPNNGKSATAISIPRDSYVAAPGVGKMKINGVYGSVHLEKLKDLVEVKGMDPAEAEPLAAEAGREALIKTVANLTGVTVDHYAEIGLLGFSLITDALGGVDVCLKEAVYEPLSGADFPAGWQKLNGPQALSFVRQRHDLPRGDLDRVTRQQAVMASLAHKVISGKTLSSPATLNRLEDAVQRSVVLSDGWDVMEFAEQLQNLAAGNVAFATIPWLQENGWSDDGMQSVVRVDPTAVKEWVAGLLTEQDEGKTEELAYTPDKTTVDVINATDVNGLAAAVSQVLANKGFTRGITGNHEGAPPASSQVQAATSDDLGAQAVSRDLGDLPVVEDPSVAPGTVRVVLADDYTGPGSGLDGTDPSLSTFDTLAVGSTGSTGATPPSPTIITAGSDDPQCVN